In one window of Gorilla gorilla gorilla isolate KB3781 chromosome 2, NHGRI_mGorGor1-v2.1_pri, whole genome shotgun sequence DNA:
- the FBXW12 gene encoding F-box/WD repeat-containing protein 12, whose amino-acid sequence MEIRLPDLALKRIFSFLDLFGLLQVSQVNKHWNRIADSDYLWRSLSLQRWDCSNFTNQHLGTHTWKQFFLHQRRKELQLALAQPHNFVYKVTKNIAFETELAYLSGNRLTVDEQEKSIICSVSPKQELCAWDVQEGTMIWSSPVQEFHFSNLVTLPQMHLAITMDRKKTIKVWNCQDRDALAVLPMPQPCYCMEAYLTKDGPFLMVGDAAGDIYTFTLPGLRDISKVTAFQYGIVLLHCSPDKKWVFACGTYSRTLPQVFLTESLLRPSEGSAPLSTFLPHKLCASACWTPKVKNRITLMSQSSTGKKTEFITFDITTKKTGGQTVIQAYEIASFQVAAHLKCPIWMGASDGYMIVFTSGPYLLLFSITGFLLQRFEDHQAAINNFWVDPCYVLTTSENSVHVYMWEEGGRHPYLRSCCHLENTWHDHTTDSCISSVMCDNASIVLTVTKVSDSSILVMYSLNT is encoded by the exons ATGGAGATCCGATTGCCTGACTTAGCTTTGAAGCGAATCTTCTCTTTCCTGGACCTGTTCGGCTTGCTGCAGGTTTCCCAGGTGAACAAG CATTGGAATAGGATTGCAGACAGCGATTACCTGTGGAg GTCACTATCTCTGCAGAGATGGGACTGCAGCAACTTCACCAATCAACACCTGGGCACACACACATGGAAGCAATTTTTCCTGCATCAAAGAAGGAAGGAGCTTCAGTTGGCATTGGCACAGCCGCATAACTTTGTCTACAAAGTAACTAAGAACATCG CATTTGAGACGGAGTTGGCTTATCTCTCAGGAAATAGACTTACAGTGGATGAACAGGAGAAATCAATCATTTGTAGTGTATCTCCAAAGCAAGAGCTTTGTGCCTGGGATGTGCAAGAG GGCACCATGATCTGGTCAAGCCCAGTCCAGGAGTTCCATTTCTCAAATCTGGTAACCCTCCCTCAGATGCATCTCGCCATCACTATGGATCGGAAAAAAACTATCAAAGTGTGGAACTGTCAGGACAGGGACGCTCTGGCTGTTCTCCCCATGCCACAGCCCTGTTATTGCATGGAAGCCTATCTTACAAAGGATGGCCCATTCCTGATG GTTGGTGATGCTGCGGGTGACATCTACACATTTACACTGCCTGGGTTAAGGGATATTTCTAAAGTTACTGCATTTCAATATGGTATTGTACTTCTACACTGCTCTCCTGACAAGAAATGGGTATTTGCATGTGGGACATACAGTCGTACCTTGCCACAG GTATTCCTCACAGAGTCCTTACTGAGACCATCAGAAGGCAGTGCTCCTCTGTCTACATTTCTCCCACATAAATTATGTGCCAGCGCCTGCTGGACCCCAAAGGTGAAAAACAGGATAACACTGATGTCCCAAAGTAGCACTGGAAAAAAGACAGAATTTATCACCTTTGATATAACAACCAAGAAGACTGGAGGCCAAACAGTCATCCAAG CATATGAGATCGCAAGTTTCCAGGTGGCAGCTCATCTGAAGTGCCCTATCTGGATGGGAGCCAGTGATGGATATATGATTGTCTTTACCAGTGGGCCATACTTGTTACTCTTCAGCATCACTGGCTTCCTGCTGCAACGATTTGAGGACCATCAGGCAGCCATCAACAACTTCTGGGTA GATCCTTGCTATGTGCTCACCACATCCGAGAACTCTGTGCACGTGTACATGTGGGAAGAAGGAGGCCGCCATCCATACCTCAGGAGCTGCTGTCACCTGGAAAACACGTGGCATGATCACACAACAGACAG CTGCATCTCCAGTGTGATGTGTGATAATGCAAGCATAGTACTTACGGTGACGAAAGTAAGTGACTCCAGCATTCTGGTGATGTATTCTTTGAATACGTAA